A window of the Equus asinus isolate D_3611 breed Donkey chromosome 20, EquAss-T2T_v2, whole genome shotgun sequence genome harbors these coding sequences:
- the LOC106836021 gene encoding olfactory receptor 8D2 translates to MAKSNHSSVTEFILEGLTKRPELQLPLIILFLGIYVVTVVGNLGMILLIAISSQLHSPMYYFLSNLSFIDLCYSSVITPKMLVNFVSEKNIISFLECMTQLYFFLIFVIAEGYLLTAMAYDRYVAICSPLFYNIIMRHRVCSIMMVVVYSLGLFGATAHTTCMSVLSFCGCHIISHYFCDILHLLTLSCSSTHINEILLFIIGGVNTLAPTLAVFISYAFILSSILCIHSTEGRSKAFGTCSSHLMAVGIFFGSITFMYFKPRSSNTMEQEKISSVFYTTVIPMLNPLIYSLRNKDVKNALRKVTGRK, encoded by the coding sequence ATGGCTAAGTCAAATCATTCTTCAGTGACTGAGTTCATCCTTGAAGGGTTAACAAAACGACCAGAGCTTCAACTGCCACTCATCATCCTGTTCCTTGGAATATATGTGGTCACAGTGGTGGGAAACCTGGGCATGATCCTCTTAATCGCTATCAGTTCTCAACTTCACTCTCCAATGTATTATTTTCTCAGTAATTTGTCATTCATTGACCTCTGCTACTCTTCTGTCATTACTCCAAAGATGCTAGTGAACTTTGTGTCAGAGAAAAACATTATCTCCTTTCTTGAGTGCATGActcagctttatttcttcctaatATTTGTAATAGCAGAAGGCTACCTTCTGACCGCCATGGCATATGACCGTTATGTTGCTATCTGTAGCCCACTGTTTTATAATATTATCATGCGCCATAGGGTCTGTTCCATAATGATGGTGGTGGTATATTCATTGGGTTTATTTGGGGCCACAGCTCATACTACCTGCATGTCAGTGTTGTCCTTCTGTGGGTGTCATATTATCAGTCATTACTTTTGTGATATTCTACACTTGTTGACTCTCTCTTGCTCCAGCACTCACATCAATGAGATACTGTTGTTTATTATTGGAGGTGTTAATACCTTAGCACCTACACTGGCTGTATTCATCTCTTATGCATTCATTCTTTCTAGTATCCTTTGTATTCATTCCACTGAGGGAAGGTCCAAAGCCTTTGGTACTTGTAGTTCTCATCTCATGGCTGTGGGTATCTTTTTTGGGTCTATAACATTCATGTATTTTAAGCCACGTTCTAGTAACACCATGGAACAAGAGAAGATATCCTCAGTGTTCTATACCACAGTGATCCCCATGCTGAATCCCCTGatatacagcctgaggaacaaggatgtgaagaatGCACTGAGGAAGGTGACTGGGAGAAAGTAG